The Verrucomicrobiia bacterium genome contains a region encoding:
- the rpsL gene encoding 30S ribosomal protein S12: protein MPTINQLLRKPRVTPKRKPNAPVLKSTFNTFKKRPVPLNAPLKRGVCTRVTTVTPKKPNSAQRKVARVRLTNGMETWAYIPGEGHNLQEHSVVLLRGGRVKDLPGVKYHIVRGKLDAQGVKDRKKSRSKYGTKKA, encoded by the coding sequence ATGCCTACAATTAATCAGTTGCTGCGCAAGCCACGCGTCACCCCGAAGCGTAAGCCTAACGCACCAGTCCTTAAGTCCACCTTCAACACCTTCAAGAAGCGTCCAGTTCCTCTGAACGCTCCTCTGAAGCGTGGTGTGTGTACCAGGGTTACCACCGTTACCCCAAAGAAGCCGAACTCGGCTCAACGTAAGGTGGCGCGTGTCCGTCTAACCAACGGCATGGAAACCTGGGCATACATTCCTGGTGAAGGTCACAACTTGCAGGAACACTCCGTAGTACTCCTACGCGGTGGACGTGTAAAAGACCTTCCAGGTGTTAAGTACCACATTGTTCGTGGAAAGCTTGACGCCCAGGGTGTTAAGGATCGGAAGAAGAGCCGTAGCAAGTACGGTACGAAGAAGGCGTAA